A single window of Acidimicrobiales bacterium DNA harbors:
- a CDS encoding thioredoxin domain-containing protein produces the protein MNRLSAETSPYLRQHQDNPVDWYPWGEEAFARARTDDRPVMLSIGYSSCHWCHVMAHESFEDEHTAALLNDRFVSIKVDREERPDVDAVYMEAVQAITGRGGWPMTVFLTPDRRPFYGGTYFPKDDRGGLPGFTTVLQAIDAAWRDRRDEVVGQAEQLVGAVEARLQIPTAGAGTGRPPAAPAELLQGAFAALQSAYDPSWGGFGSAPKFPQPSMLELALRAHDRSGGDTALAMVTTTLDAMASGGIYDHLGGGFARYSVDGRWMVPHFEKMLYDQAGLARIYLHGWQVTGSPHWRQVLDETVEYVLRDLRAPEGGLYSAEDADSEGVEGRFYVWSLQEVTDTLGPELAPAAIDWYGVTAAGNFEGSNILHRPQRADLLRPPAIERARRLLFAHRARRVRPGLDDKVLTEWNAMFCSTLAEAAGATGRQDWREEAVSVAEFLLGSLRRDDGRWLRSWQGDSSSDGSDGGRRGRAGHLAVAADYAWLVDAFTRLSELTGQARWIETARATADDLLALFWDPAQGGLFTTGEDAERLIVRSKELFDGATPSANSVGAVALARLAALTGEVRYAQAAEAILASLGEAMATQPTAFTHALGAVDLVADGVTEVAVVGDRPDLVGAVHRSYLPRAALAWGEPYRSPLWEERRDGLAYVCRDYACLTPTSTVVDLEAQLTTR, from the coding sequence ATGAACCGTCTGTCCGCAGAGACCAGCCCCTATCTGCGCCAGCATCAGGACAACCCGGTGGACTGGTATCCGTGGGGCGAGGAGGCGTTCGCGCGGGCTCGCACCGACGACCGACCGGTCATGCTCTCCATCGGGTACTCCTCGTGTCACTGGTGTCACGTGATGGCGCACGAGTCCTTCGAGGACGAGCACACGGCCGCCCTGCTCAACGACCGCTTCGTCAGCATCAAGGTCGACCGCGAGGAGCGGCCGGACGTCGACGCGGTCTACATGGAGGCCGTGCAGGCCATCACCGGTCGGGGGGGGTGGCCCATGACGGTCTTCCTCACCCCCGACCGGCGACCGTTCTACGGGGGCACCTACTTCCCCAAGGACGACCGGGGCGGGCTGCCAGGGTTCACCACGGTGCTGCAGGCCATCGACGCAGCGTGGCGCGACCGGCGCGACGAGGTTGTCGGCCAGGCCGAGCAGCTGGTGGGCGCAGTCGAGGCCCGGCTGCAGATCCCTACGGCCGGCGCCGGCACCGGCCGACCGCCTGCTGCTCCCGCCGAGCTCCTGCAGGGGGCCTTCGCCGCCCTCCAGAGCGCCTACGACCCCAGCTGGGGAGGGTTCGGGTCCGCTCCCAAGTTCCCCCAGCCGTCGATGCTCGAGCTGGCGCTCCGAGCCCACGACCGCTCGGGCGGGGACACGGCGCTCGCCATGGTGACGACCACCCTCGATGCCATGGCGTCCGGCGGCATCTACGACCACCTCGGAGGCGGGTTCGCCCGCTACTCGGTCGACGGCCGCTGGATGGTGCCGCATTTCGAGAAGATGCTGTACGACCAGGCCGGGTTGGCCCGCATCTACCTCCACGGCTGGCAGGTGACCGGGTCGCCGCACTGGCGACAGGTGCTCGACGAGACCGTGGAGTACGTGCTGCGCGACCTGCGCGCCCCCGAGGGCGGGCTCTACTCCGCCGAGGACGCCGACTCCGAAGGCGTGGAGGGTCGCTTCTATGTCTGGAGCCTGCAGGAGGTGACCGACACGCTCGGCCCCGAGCTGGCGCCGGCGGCCATCGACTGGTACGGCGTCACCGCCGCGGGCAACTTCGAAGGCTCGAACATCCTGCACCGCCCCCAGCGGGCTGATCTGCTGCGGCCTCCGGCGATCGAGCGCGCGCGACGCCTGCTGTTCGCGCATCGGGCCCGGCGGGTACGGCCCGGACTGGACGACAAGGTGCTCACCGAGTGGAACGCCATGTTCTGCTCGACGCTGGCCGAGGCCGCGGGGGCGACCGGTCGGCAGGACTGGCGGGAGGAGGCCGTCTCGGTCGCCGAGTTCCTGCTCGGATCCCTGCGACGAGACGACGGGCGCTGGCTGCGCTCCTGGCAGGGGGACTCGAGCAGCGACGGCAGCGACGGTGGCCGGCGGGGTCGAGCCGGCCATCTGGCGGTCGCGGCCGACTACGCCTGGCTCGTCGATGCCTTCACCCGACTGTCCGAGCTCACCGGCCAGGCCCGCTGGATCGAGACGGCCAGGGCCACGGCCGACGACCTGCTCGCCCTGTTCTGGGACCCGGCGCAGGGCGGGCTCTTCACGACGGGCGAGGACGCCGAACGGCTCATCGTCCGCTCGAAGGAGCTGTTCGACGGGGCCACGCCGTCGGCGAACTCGGTGGGTGCCGTCGCCCTCGCCCGTCTGGCCGCCCTGACCGGTGAGGTGCGCTATGCCCAGGCCGCCGAGGCCATCCTCGCCTCGCTGGGAGAGGCCATGGCCACCCAGCCGACCGCCTTCACCCACGCCCTGGGCGCCGTGGATCTCGTCGCCGATGGGGTCACCGAGGTCGCCGTCGTCGGTGACCGTCCCGACCTGGTCGGCGCCGTGCACCGCAGCTACTTGCCCCGCGCCGCGCTGGCGTGGGGAGAGCCGTACCGGTCGCCGCTGTGGGAAGAACGACGAGACGGCCTGGCCTACGTCTGTCGCGACTACGCATGCTTGACACCGACGTCGACGGTCGTGGACCTGGAGGCCCAGCTCACAACCCGGTAA
- a CDS encoding patatin-like phospholipase family protein, whose protein sequence is MKLGLVLGAGGTVGLAYHAGVLHALEKEGGIRLASADLIVGTSAGAAIAAYLRSGWSSADFWSEALASGAEERDGWGDILAPNFASPVELVQRGVGSAYVLGRSVLRIPVPAVPAVLRRVFPGGLFAMAEGRDRLEAELPAAWPTEPLWLCAVDIGSGRRVVLGRDHETRIDLPRAVQASCAIPGIFPPVRVGGHVLVDGGAHSTTNLDLAADAGCDLIIGVAPLAFDPTDAPGPLIQLARRVPARALAQEAGAARRRGAQVLLLRPTGPEVRAHGINLMRGAGLDRTARDAYESTARSLATDRFRRALAELAA, encoded by the coding sequence GTGAAGCTCGGACTGGTGTTGGGTGCCGGCGGTACGGTCGGCCTGGCGTACCACGCCGGCGTGCTCCATGCCCTCGAGAAGGAGGGCGGGATCCGGCTGGCCTCGGCCGACCTCATCGTGGGGACCAGTGCCGGCGCGGCTATCGCGGCGTACCTTCGCAGCGGCTGGTCTTCGGCCGACTTCTGGAGCGAGGCCCTGGCCAGCGGAGCCGAGGAGCGAGACGGATGGGGGGACATCTTGGCCCCGAACTTCGCGTCACCCGTCGAGCTGGTGCAGCGCGGCGTCGGGTCGGCGTACGTGCTCGGCCGTTCGGTGCTGCGAATCCCGGTCCCGGCGGTGCCGGCCGTGCTCAGGCGGGTGTTCCCCGGCGGGTTGTTCGCCATGGCAGAGGGCCGCGACCGGCTCGAGGCCGAGCTGCCCGCGGCCTGGCCGACCGAGCCTCTGTGGCTCTGTGCCGTCGACATCGGCAGCGGCCGGCGAGTCGTGCTCGGCCGTGACCACGAGACACGCATCGACTTGCCACGCGCCGTCCAGGCCTCCTGCGCCATACCGGGGATCTTCCCCCCGGTCCGGGTCGGCGGTCACGTGCTCGTCGACGGCGGTGCCCACTCGACCACCAACCTCGACCTGGCCGCGGACGCCGGCTGCGACCTGATCATCGGCGTGGCGCCGTTGGCCTTCGACCCTACGGATGCCCCGGGGCCATTGATCCAGTTGGCCCGCAGGGTGCCGGCCCGGGCGCTGGCCCAGGAGGCCGGCGCGGCGCGTCGACGGGGCGCCCAGGTCCTGCTCCTTCGTCCGACCGGGCCCGAGGTGCGCGCCCACGGCATCAACCTGATGCGTGGCGCTGGCCTCGACCGCACGGCCCGCGACGCCTACGAGTCGACGGCGCGCAGCCTCGCCACCGACCGCTTCCGCCGGGCCCTGGCCGAGCTGGCCGCCTAG